From Roseibium alexandrii DFL-11, the proteins below share one genomic window:
- a CDS encoding VOC family protein, whose product MSNEFRKIQTQGVHHITIIGADRQTSIDFWEGVLGMPFVFDQPNLDNPEEGHLYFDPGDGRLITIFTNEARKPDPQPVPEATGSLHHLALNVSQATFWQVAERLDARGVPHSGPVDRGFMDSIYFRDPLGLRLELASYRFEPPEGCRHADVMIEAHRIRVARGANNIDKEHLADAIELLVEKRQQSLSLSRSAKNPY is encoded by the coding sequence ATGTCGAACGAATTCAGAAAGATCCAGACGCAGGGTGTGCATCACATCACGATTATCGGGGCTGACCGGCAGACGTCTATAGACTTTTGGGAAGGTGTGCTTGGAATGCCCTTTGTCTTCGATCAGCCCAATCTCGACAATCCAGAGGAAGGTCATCTTTATTTCGACCCAGGCGACGGGCGGCTAATCACGATTTTTACCAATGAGGCCCGCAAGCCGGACCCTCAACCGGTGCCGGAGGCGACTGGTTCGCTGCATCACCTTGCCCTAAACGTCAGTCAGGCAACATTCTGGCAGGTCGCGGAACGGCTTGACGCGCGTGGTGTTCCGCATTCCGGTCCGGTAGACCGGGGCTTTATGGATTCAATATATTTCCGCGATCCCCTGGGATTGCGTCTCGAACTTGCCTCATATCGCTTCGAGCCTCCCGAAGGGTGCCGCCACGCGGATGTGATGATCGAGGCACACCGGATTCGGGTTGCTCGCGGTGCCAACAACATCGATAAGGAACACCTTGCCGACGCGATCGAACTGCTTGTCGAGAAGCGACAACAATCGTTGTCGCTCAGCCGGAGTGCGAAAAATCCCTACTGA
- a CDS encoding TIGR01459 family HAD-type hydrolase, producing MTLEEAFAAYEAARARLPEAQDGGVSTRCVNLDDIADQFDVFLLDAFGVLNIGEHAIPGVPERVAGLQAKGKRVFVVTNAAGYSNATLLAKYARLGYTFAPESVISSRMTLLHALTSEPKRHWGAMVSKAAGLADLEDITLTRLEEDRSPYAKVDGFLCLGAAEWTQERQALLEEALLERPRPVLVANPDIVAPRENGFSTEPGNYAHRLADKTGIAPKFYGKPFANIYDLVFARLENDIDRSRVVMVGDSLHTDILGAQTAGISSALISGFGFFAGAEVHAPIAQSGIRPDFVLERP from the coding sequence ATGACATTGGAAGAAGCGTTCGCGGCCTATGAGGCCGCGCGCGCACGTTTGCCTGAAGCGCAAGACGGTGGGGTGTCCACCCGGTGCGTAAATCTCGATGACATTGCAGATCAGTTTGATGTCTTTTTGCTCGACGCATTCGGTGTTCTGAATATCGGGGAGCACGCGATTCCGGGTGTACCTGAACGGGTTGCCGGTCTGCAGGCCAAGGGAAAACGCGTTTTTGTTGTGACAAATGCGGCCGGATATTCAAACGCGACCTTGCTCGCGAAGTATGCCCGCCTCGGGTACACCTTCGCACCTGAGAGTGTCATTTCGAGCCGAATGACACTCCTGCACGCTTTGACCAGTGAGCCAAAGCGGCATTGGGGCGCTATGGTTTCCAAGGCAGCTGGCCTGGCTGATCTAGAAGACATCACTCTCACGCGTTTGGAAGAAGACCGGTCTCCTTACGCAAAGGTGGACGGCTTCTTGTGCCTTGGGGCGGCTGAGTGGACGCAAGAGCGGCAGGCATTGCTAGAAGAGGCCCTTCTAGAGCGTCCAAGGCCGGTGCTTGTTGCCAATCCGGACATTGTCGCACCGCGTGAAAACGGGTTTTCAACGGAGCCTGGAAATTACGCACACCGGCTCGCCGACAAAACCGGTATTGCGCCGAAGTTTTACGGAAAACCGTTCGCCAATATCTATGACCTTGTGTTTGCGCGCCTGGAAAATGATATCGACCGGAGCAGGGTGGTCATGGTTGGCGACAGCCTGCACACAGACATCCTCGGCGCACAAACAGCAGGGATTTCGTCTGCACTAATTTCTGGTTTTGGTTTCTTCGCAGGCGCTGAGGTTCACGCGCCTATTGCCCAATCGGGCATACGCCCCGACTTTGTTCTGGAACGGCCTTGA
- the phnE gene encoding phosphonate ABC transporter, permease protein PhnE, giving the protein MPVLEKNGLKVWQRRTQGESLMRWAAWLTGTAVFVYCWQQISESTTWFFVWDAPRIAEDIWSRATPPRWEYITQLGRPIWDTLNIATLGTLIALCLAVPVAFLAARNTTPSATFIRPIALLIIVSTRSINSLIWALLLIAVIGPGVLAGVVAIAIRSIGFCAKLIYEAIEEIDHTQVEAITATGASRWQVMAYGIVPQIAPAFAGVAVFRWDINIRESTVLGLVGAGGIGLQLSSSLNVLAWPQVSLILLVILAAVVLSEWVSAKVREAII; this is encoded by the coding sequence ATGCCAGTACTTGAGAAAAACGGCCTGAAGGTCTGGCAGCGCCGGACCCAGGGTGAAAGCCTGATGCGCTGGGCGGCCTGGCTGACGGGCACAGCTGTGTTCGTCTATTGCTGGCAGCAGATATCTGAATCCACCACATGGTTCTTTGTCTGGGACGCTCCGCGCATTGCAGAAGATATCTGGAGCCGGGCAACGCCGCCGCGCTGGGAATACATAACTCAGCTCGGTCGTCCGATCTGGGATACGCTCAATATCGCAACGCTTGGAACCTTGATTGCCTTGTGTCTGGCAGTACCGGTGGCCTTTCTTGCCGCTCGCAACACCACCCCATCTGCGACGTTCATTCGCCCAATCGCACTCTTGATCATCGTCTCAACGCGCTCCATCAATTCGCTAATCTGGGCTTTGCTCCTGATCGCGGTCATCGGGCCAGGCGTTCTTGCGGGAGTGGTCGCAATAGCGATCCGGTCTATCGGTTTCTGTGCGAAGCTCATCTACGAGGCGATTGAAGAGATCGATCACACCCAGGTTGAGGCGATAACCGCGACAGGGGCATCCCGGTGGCAGGTAATGGCCTACGGCATCGTTCCACAAATTGCTCCAGCATTTGCTGGTGTTGCTGTGTTCCGCTGGGATATCAATATCCGGGAATCAACGGTCCTTGGACTAGTCGGGGCTGGCGGAATTGGATTGCAGCTGTCTTCCTCGCTCAACGTTTTGGCCTGGCCACAGGTCAGCCTGATCCTGTTAGTCATCCTGGCAGCGGTTGTCTTGAGCGAGTGGGTCTCGGCAAAGGTACGGGAAGCAATTATTTGA
- the phnE gene encoding phosphonate ABC transporter, permease protein PhnE, with the protein MSSELDALVGRKWKKPPFIKRTWLRWTLGLGFVAYLIAAFITIDVNWSRVYEGLDRGAAFILAFTSPDFISRATDIRDGILESIIMTVAASVVGIAISIPIGLGAARNIAPLPVYLVCRGIVAISRALQEIIVAILLVAIFGFGPLAGFLTLSFATIGFLSKLLAEDIESMDRVQAEAIKASGARWLQWINYGVQPQVMPRLVGLSMYRIDINFRESAILGLVGAGGIGATLNTAFDRYEYDTAAAILIIIILIVMALEYLSGIIRAKVQ; encoded by the coding sequence ATGAGCAGTGAACTTGATGCGCTTGTTGGGCGAAAGTGGAAGAAACCTCCCTTTATCAAACGCACCTGGCTGCGATGGACCCTTGGTCTTGGGTTCGTGGCCTACCTGATTGCAGCTTTCATCACCATCGATGTCAATTGGAGCCGGGTTTACGAAGGCCTGGACCGTGGAGCGGCCTTTATCCTGGCTTTCACGTCTCCGGATTTCATCTCACGCGCGACCGACATTCGGGATGGGATACTGGAAAGCATCATCATGACCGTCGCTGCTTCGGTGGTCGGCATTGCGATCTCCATTCCCATAGGACTGGGAGCTGCACGCAATATCGCGCCTTTACCTGTCTATTTGGTGTGTCGTGGCATTGTGGCCATCAGCCGGGCGCTGCAGGAAATTATCGTTGCCATCCTTCTGGTGGCGATTTTTGGTTTCGGCCCGCTGGCGGGTTTCCTGACCTTGAGTTTTGCAACAATCGGTTTTCTGTCAAAACTTCTGGCAGAAGACATTGAAAGTATGGACCGGGTCCAGGCCGAGGCGATCAAGGCCTCTGGTGCGCGCTGGCTGCAATGGATCAACTACGGGGTTCAGCCACAGGTGATGCCTCGCCTTGTCGGACTGAGTATGTACCGCATCGATATCAACTTCCGTGAAAGCGCGATCCTTGGCCTCGTTGGGGCTGGCGGGATCGGCGCAACGCTCAATACGGCGTTCGACCGGTATGAATATGATACGGCCGCTGCAATCCTGATAATCATCATCTTGATCGTTATGGCGCTGGAATATCTGTCCGGCATTATCCGGGCGAAGGTGCAATAA
- the phnC gene encoding phosphonate ABC transporter ATP-binding protein: MLRLKKLVKTYKTGDQALKAVDLEIPQGQVLALIGPSGAGKSTLIRCINRLVEPSSGEVWLEDTELTSLSSGGLRRKRREMGMIFQEYALVERLTVMENVLSGRLGYVGFWRSFTRRYPQESVDEAFRLLDRVGLLAMADKRADELSGGQRQRVGICRALIQNPKLLLVDEPTASLDPKTSRQIMRLICELCEERGLAAIINIHDVALAKMFVQRVVGLRFGAIEFDGRPEELTPDVLTAIYGEEDWEATIEKVEDEDEVDHPHGGFDEKAGVSAL, translated from the coding sequence ATGCTGCGGCTGAAGAAGCTTGTTAAGACTTACAAGACCGGGGACCAGGCACTTAAAGCGGTCGACTTGGAAATCCCACAGGGCCAGGTCCTGGCCCTCATCGGGCCATCGGGGGCTGGAAAGTCCACCCTGATTCGTTGCATCAACCGGCTGGTGGAGCCGAGCAGTGGCGAAGTGTGGCTGGAGGATACTGAACTCACCAGTCTTTCCTCAGGCGGATTGCGCCGGAAGCGCCGTGAGATGGGGATGATTTTCCAGGAATATGCGTTGGTTGAGCGACTGACGGTGATGGAAAACGTCCTGTCTGGTCGCCTCGGATATGTCGGTTTCTGGCGCAGTTTTACACGTCGCTATCCTCAGGAAAGCGTCGATGAAGCCTTCCGCCTGCTCGATCGCGTTGGACTTCTCGCCATGGCGGACAAGCGCGCCGATGAATTGTCCGGCGGGCAACGCCAAAGGGTTGGGATCTGCCGGGCACTGATTCAAAACCCGAAACTGCTTCTGGTCGATGAACCAACAGCGTCCCTCGATCCAAAAACCTCCCGCCAGATCATGCGTCTCATTTGCGAGCTGTGCGAAGAGCGGGGTCTTGCAGCGATCATCAACATCCACGATGTCGCGCTGGCAAAAATGTTTGTTCAGCGGGTAGTCGGGTTGCGTTTTGGCGCGATCGAGTTTGATGGCCGCCCGGAAGAACTGACGCCAGATGTCCTGACCGCGATCTATGGTGAAGAGGACTGGGAAGCGACAATCGAGAAGGTTGAAGACGAAGATGAAGTTGACCATCCTCATGGCGGTTTCGATGAGAAGGCCGGAGTTTCCGCGCTATGA
- the mnmA gene encoding tRNA 2-thiouridine(34) synthase MnmA: protein MLNSLDLPGRPEDTRVVVAMSGGVDSSVVAAMMHAEGYDVIGVTLQLYDHGAAVAKTKSCCAGVDIHDARRAAEKIGIPHYVLDYESRFKEQVMDRFADSYIAGETPIPCVSCNQTVKFTDLLKTARDLGADALATGHYVRSATKGNKRALFRPADLDRDQSYFLFATTQEQLDFVRFPLGGMPKSQVRTLAEEFGLSVANKPDSQDICFVPNGDYAAVIRKLRPNAAEPGEIVHMDGRVLGEHNGIIHFTIGQRRGIGVATGEPLYVVRLDADERRVIVGPREALATRTILLREMNWIGDQPLDEGDEIEVFAKVRSTRPPAPAALRILNGKAFVDLANGETGVAPGQACVFFDSDDETARVLGGGWIHKTERTGTCAVDFPQAQTPVSAA from the coding sequence ATGTTGAACAGTCTGGATCTTCCCGGCCGCCCCGAAGACACGCGCGTGGTCGTTGCCATGTCCGGCGGCGTGGACAGTTCCGTGGTTGCCGCCATGATGCACGCCGAAGGCTATGATGTCATCGGTGTGACCTTGCAGCTCTATGACCATGGTGCCGCCGTCGCCAAAACCAAGTCATGCTGTGCTGGCGTCGACATTCATGACGCGCGCCGGGCCGCCGAAAAGATCGGCATCCCGCACTACGTGCTCGACTATGAAAGCCGTTTCAAGGAACAGGTCATGGACCGGTTTGCCGACAGCTACATTGCCGGCGAAACGCCCATTCCCTGCGTCTCCTGCAACCAGACCGTCAAATTCACCGACCTCCTGAAAACAGCGAGGGATCTTGGTGCGGACGCCTTGGCAACCGGCCACTACGTTCGCTCCGCAACGAAGGGCAACAAGCGCGCCCTTTTCCGCCCCGCAGACCTTGACCGGGATCAGAGCTACTTCCTGTTCGCCACGACGCAGGAACAGCTGGATTTCGTCCGCTTCCCGCTGGGCGGCATGCCGAAGTCTCAAGTCCGCACCCTTGCCGAAGAGTTTGGGTTGTCGGTTGCCAACAAGCCCGACAGTCAGGACATCTGTTTTGTGCCGAACGGCGACTATGCCGCGGTGATCCGAAAGCTGCGGCCGAACGCGGCCGAACCAGGTGAAATCGTTCATATGGATGGCCGGGTCCTGGGTGAACACAACGGCATCATCCACTTCACAATCGGCCAGCGCCGCGGCATTGGTGTGGCCACAGGCGAGCCTCTCTACGTCGTGCGGCTCGATGCGGACGAACGCCGGGTGATCGTTGGCCCGCGTGAGGCTTTGGCAACACGTACAATCCTGTTGCGCGAGATGAACTGGATCGGTGATCAGCCGCTTGATGAGGGAGACGAGATCGAGGTCTTCGCCAAAGTCCGTTCTACCCGCCCGCCGGCACCAGCGGCCTTGCGGATATTGAACGGCAAGGCCTTTGTCGATCTTGCCAACGGCGAGACGGGTGTAGCTCCCGGCCAGGCGTGCGTCTTCTTCGACAGCGACGACGAAACGGCCCGCGTGCTTGGGGGCGGCTGGATCCACAAGACCGAGCGCACCGGCACCTGTGCGGTGGATTTTCCACAAGCGCAAACCCCGGTTTCCGCCGCCTGA
- a CDS encoding cupin domain-containing protein, translating into MCIVDSTSPPNSGPPRHIHHQEDETFVILTGRCRMWMDGVEHAAEAGESIFIPRGTEHTFKVTEDGPCRHLVILTPGGFEGFFGDMAAGQFKIPEDMAAINEAAKRFNMSFTGPPLE; encoded by the coding sequence ATGTGTATTGTTGATAGCACTTCGCCGCCAAACAGTGGACCGCCCAGGCATATACACCATCAAGAAGACGAGACCTTTGTGATACTAACCGGTAGGTGTCGCATGTGGATGGACGGTGTGGAACACGCAGCGGAAGCCGGAGAGAGCATCTTCATTCCCCGTGGAACAGAACACACGTTTAAGGTTACAGAGGACGGGCCATGTCGGCACTTGGTGATCCTGACACCCGGCGGATTTGAAGGCTTTTTCGGAGATATGGCCGCCGGGCAGTTCAAGATCCCAGAGGACATGGCCGCTATCAACGAGGCTGCAAAACGCTTCAATATGTCCTTCACAGGCCCGCCGCTTGAGTGA